TGACCAGGCAATCGCAGCAGCCGTGAGAGCGGCTGAGCCGATGGCCGCCCTGCCGAGCTATAAACGCCAGGAAGTGCTCAACCATTGCGTCAAGCGCTTCACTGAACGTGCCGAAGAACTAGCGCTGAGTCTTTGCATCGAGGCCGGCAAACCGATCAAAGACAGCCGCGGTGAAGTCGGCCGTTTGATCGATACCTTTCGTATTGCCGCGGAAGAATCCGTGCGCATGACCGGAGAGGTTTTGCCGCTCGATATTTCCGCGCGCGCCCGGAATTATTCGGGTATGTGGAAACGCGTGCCGCTCGGACCGTGTTCATTCATTTCGCCATTTAATTTTCCATTGAATTTGGCGGCGCACAAAGTTGCGCCGGCGCTCGCCGTCGGTTGCCCGTTCGTGCTCAAACCTGCGAGCCTTACACCCATTGGCGCTTTAATCATCGGTGAAGTGCTGGCTGAGACGGATTTGCCAGCGGGCGCTTTTTCGATTTTGCCATGCCCGCGTGAGGGCGCGCGCTTGTTCACCGAAGATGAACGATTAAAGCTGCTGAGTTTCACCGGTTCACCGGAAGTGGGCTGGGATTTAAAAAAACGCGCCGGCAAAAAGAAAGTCGTGCTTGAGCTAGGCGGCAACGCCGCTGTCGTGATTGACGAAGACGCTGATCTCGACGACGCGGTCAGCCGCGTCATTTTCGGCGCATTCTATCAATCCGGCCAAAGCTGCATCGGCGTGCAGCGCATCATCATTCACGAAAACGTCTATCAGTCTTTCCGCGATAAACTCGTAACCGCCACGAAGGCGCTGGTTATGGGTGATCCCAAAGACGAGTCGACATTCATTGGCCCAATGATTTCCGCGAAGGAAGCCGAGCGTCTCGAAAATTGGATCAAGAGCGCCGTTGCGCACGGCGCAAAATTACTTTGCGGCGGCAAACGGCAGGGCGCAATGCTGGAAGCAACGCTGCTCGAACACGTGCCCTCCGGCGAAAAAATTTGTGCGCAAGAAGCGTTTGGTCCGGTGGCCGTGCTTTCCTCATTTACTGATTTCGAGCAAGCATTGAATGAAGTCAACGACAGTGTTTATGGTTTACAAGCCGGCATTTTTACGCGCGATATTTACAAGGCGCATCGTGCGTGGGACAAACTCGAGGTCGGCGGTGTGTTGATCGGAGAGGTGCCCTCGTGGCGAGTCGATCATATGCCATACGGCGGGGTCAAAGAAAGCGGGCTGGGCCGCGAAGGCATTCGCTTCGCGATGGAAGATATGACAGAA
This is a stretch of genomic DNA from Cytophagia bacterium CHB2. It encodes these proteins:
- a CDS encoding aldehyde dehydrogenase family protein, whose protein sequence is MLKKNYPYYLANQPQQPNTDLEVTDKYTGEVATRVALADEHAIDQAIAAAVRAAEPMAALPSYKRQEVLNHCVKRFTERAEELALSLCIEAGKPIKDSRGEVGRLIDTFRIAAEESVRMTGEVLPLDISARARNYSGMWKRVPLGPCSFISPFNFPLNLAAHKVAPALAVGCPFVLKPASLTPIGALIIGEVLAETDLPAGAFSILPCPREGARLFTEDERLKLLSFTGSPEVGWDLKKRAGKKKVVLELGGNAAVVIDEDADLDDAVSRVIFGAFYQSGQSCIGVQRIIIHENVYQSFRDKLVTATKALVMGDPKDESTFIGPMISAKEAERLENWIKSAVAHGAKLLCGGKRQGAMLEATLLEHVPSGEKICAQEAFGPVAVLSSFTDFEQALNEVNDSVYGLQAGIFTRDIYKAHRAWDKLEVGGVLIGEVPSWRVDHMPYGGVKESGLGREGIRFAMEDMTEIRMLILRRK